One genomic segment of Epinephelus fuscoguttatus linkage group LG19, E.fuscoguttatus.final_Chr_v1 includes these proteins:
- the nr1d1 gene encoding nuclear receptor subfamily 1 group D member 1 isoform X2, with protein MREEEGGGGGKQSSSRLTHIKLRGVISYVGSCGGSPARTSPVSMYSENSNSQPCFTSSSSLSSSSSLSSSSSGSAGEDGSSSAGGSPRGRDDSSGSLRASPSKSVASLTKLNSMVLLCKVCGDVASGFHYGVHACEGCKGFFRRSIQQNIQYKKCVKNESCTIVRINRNRCQQCRFRKCLSVGMSRDAVRFGRIPKREKQRMLAEMQSAMNNMVNNQLQNDFQLASLSSSSSSSSSSSSSSSSSSSPCPGVTIAPQPQPSALPLAPSSPSAPAPASSSSPPPLPPPPCQSPPSSSSSSSSSSSPSPPPSPGLDSTISAIARAHRETFLYAHDKLTNPYAAPQQQQQNNHAHHHNGEAEPWGPNRCPNGYHANGLNTIYHHNNNLGAGRYLPPDNGRNGTHHHHHSNGRRSQHNSNVTGGDSLGDHVTPGQKCPMKNRTGIVLACPMNMQPHADPSKTPQEIWEDFSLSFTPAVREVVEFAKHIPGFSALTQNDQVTLLKAGTFEVLMVRFASLFDVKEQTVTFISGATYRLEELRAMGMNELLGAMFDFSYKLAVLDLSAQELGLFTAVVLVSADRFGIENVASVEQLQENLIKALRSLVNKPAIDAGNNHHNLDSPRFTKLLLKLPDLRTLNNMHSEKLLSFRIDA; from the exons gaggtGTGATCTCCTACGTGGGTTCATGTGGAGGCTCTCCGGCTCGGACCAGTCCAGTCTCTATGTACAGTGAGAACTCCAACTCCCAGCCCTGcttcacctcctcttcctccttgtcctcctcttcgtccctcagcagcagcagctcaggctCCGCAGGAGAAGATGGCTCCTCCTCAGCAGGAGGTTCACCTCGAGGCCGAGACGACAGCAGCGGCTCCCTGAGGGCGTCGCCCAGCAAGTCTGTGGCCAGTCTGACCA agctGAACAGCATGGTGCTGCTGTGTAAAGTTTGTGGTGACGTAGCTTCAGGTTTCCACTACGGAGTTCACGCCTGTGAAGGCTGCAAG ggTTTCTTCCGGCGCAGCATCCAACAGAACATCCAGTATAAGAAGTGTGTGAAGAACGAGAGCTGCACCATCGTGAGGATCAACAGGAACCGCTGTCAGCAGTGTCGCTTcaggaagtgtttgtctgtgggCATGAGCCGCGACG cggTTCGTTTCGGTCGGATCCCGAAGCGTGAGAAACAGAGGATGTTGGCAGAGATGCAGAGCGCCATGAACAACATGGTGAACAACCAGCTGCAGAACGACTTCCAGCTTgccagcctctcctcctcctcttcctcctcctcgtcgtcttcgtcatcctcctcctcctcctcctctccctgccCGGGCGTCACCATCGCTCCCCAGCCCCAGCCCTCCGCCCTGCCACTCGCTCCTTCCTCCCCCTCAGCTCCCGCCcctgcttcctcctcctcacctcctcctcttcctcctcccccgTGTCAGagcccaccctcctcctcctcttcgtcctcctcctcctcctccccctccccaccTCCCAGCCCGGGGCTGGACTCCACCATCAGCGCCATCGCCCGTGCTCACCGAGAGACCTTCCTGTACGCCCATGACAAGCTGACCAATCCCTACGCGgcacctcagcagcagcagcagaataaCCACGCCCACCACCACAATGGGGAGGCGGAGCCCTGGGGGCCCAACCGCTGCCCCAACGGTTACCACGCCAACGGCCTCAACACCATCTATcaccacaacaacaacctcGGGGCGGGGCGCTACCTGCCGCCGGACAACGGTCGCAACGGCacacaccaccatcaccacagCAACGGGAGGCGGAGCCAGCATAACAGTAATGTGACTGGAGGAGACAGCCTTGGCGATCATGTGACCCCGGGCCAGAAGTGTCCGATGAAGAACCGCACGGGGATAGTGCTG GCCTGTCCCATGAACATGCAGCCTCACGCCGACCCCTCAAAGACCCCTCAGGAGATCTGGGAGGACTTCTCTCTGTCCTTCACCCCCGCCGTCAGAGAGGTGGTGGAGTTCGCCAAACATATCCCAGGATTCAGTGCTCTGACCCAGAACGACCAGGTCACCCTGCTCAAGGCCGGCACCTTCGAG gTGCTGATGGTGCGCTTTGCGTCCCTgttcgacgtgaaggagcagacGGTGACCTTCATCTCTGGCGCCACCTACAGGCTGGAGGAGCTGCGGGCGATGGGGATGAACGAGCTGCTGGGAGCCATGTTTGACTTCAGCTACAAACTGGCTGTGCTGGATCTGAGCGCCCAGGAGCTGGGGCTGTTCACTGCCGTGGTGCTGGTGTCAGCAG ACCGGTTTGGTATCGAGAACGTGGCGTCCGtggagcagctgcaggagaACCTCATCAAGGCGCTTCGCTCGCTGGTCAACAAACCCGCCATCGACGCCGGCAACAACCATCACAACCTCGACTCGCCACGTTTCAccaaactgctgctgaagctgccCGACCTGCGGACACTCAACAACATGCACTCTGAGAAGCTGCTGTCCTTCCGCATCGACGCCTGA
- the nr1d1 gene encoding nuclear receptor subfamily 1 group D member 1 isoform X1: MTTTAMDTNNNNNNNNNSNSSSSSGGVISYVGSCGGSPARTSPVSMYSENSNSQPCFTSSSSLSSSSSLSSSSSGSAGEDGSSSAGGSPRGRDDSSGSLRASPSKSVASLTKLNSMVLLCKVCGDVASGFHYGVHACEGCKGFFRRSIQQNIQYKKCVKNESCTIVRINRNRCQQCRFRKCLSVGMSRDAVRFGRIPKREKQRMLAEMQSAMNNMVNNQLQNDFQLASLSSSSSSSSSSSSSSSSSSSPCPGVTIAPQPQPSALPLAPSSPSAPAPASSSSPPPLPPPPCQSPPSSSSSSSSSSSPSPPPSPGLDSTISAIARAHRETFLYAHDKLTNPYAAPQQQQQNNHAHHHNGEAEPWGPNRCPNGYHANGLNTIYHHNNNLGAGRYLPPDNGRNGTHHHHHSNGRRSQHNSNVTGGDSLGDHVTPGQKCPMKNRTGIVLACPMNMQPHADPSKTPQEIWEDFSLSFTPAVREVVEFAKHIPGFSALTQNDQVTLLKAGTFEVLMVRFASLFDVKEQTVTFISGATYRLEELRAMGMNELLGAMFDFSYKLAVLDLSAQELGLFTAVVLVSADRFGIENVASVEQLQENLIKALRSLVNKPAIDAGNNHHNLDSPRFTKLLLKLPDLRTLNNMHSEKLLSFRIDA, translated from the exons gaggtGTGATCTCCTACGTGGGTTCATGTGGAGGCTCTCCGGCTCGGACCAGTCCAGTCTCTATGTACAGTGAGAACTCCAACTCCCAGCCCTGcttcacctcctcttcctccttgtcctcctcttcgtccctcagcagcagcagctcaggctCCGCAGGAGAAGATGGCTCCTCCTCAGCAGGAGGTTCACCTCGAGGCCGAGACGACAGCAGCGGCTCCCTGAGGGCGTCGCCCAGCAAGTCTGTGGCCAGTCTGACCA agctGAACAGCATGGTGCTGCTGTGTAAAGTTTGTGGTGACGTAGCTTCAGGTTTCCACTACGGAGTTCACGCCTGTGAAGGCTGCAAG ggTTTCTTCCGGCGCAGCATCCAACAGAACATCCAGTATAAGAAGTGTGTGAAGAACGAGAGCTGCACCATCGTGAGGATCAACAGGAACCGCTGTCAGCAGTGTCGCTTcaggaagtgtttgtctgtgggCATGAGCCGCGACG cggTTCGTTTCGGTCGGATCCCGAAGCGTGAGAAACAGAGGATGTTGGCAGAGATGCAGAGCGCCATGAACAACATGGTGAACAACCAGCTGCAGAACGACTTCCAGCTTgccagcctctcctcctcctcttcctcctcctcgtcgtcttcgtcatcctcctcctcctcctcctctccctgccCGGGCGTCACCATCGCTCCCCAGCCCCAGCCCTCCGCCCTGCCACTCGCTCCTTCCTCCCCCTCAGCTCCCGCCcctgcttcctcctcctcacctcctcctcttcctcctcccccgTGTCAGagcccaccctcctcctcctcttcgtcctcctcctcctcctccccctccccaccTCCCAGCCCGGGGCTGGACTCCACCATCAGCGCCATCGCCCGTGCTCACCGAGAGACCTTCCTGTACGCCCATGACAAGCTGACCAATCCCTACGCGgcacctcagcagcagcagcagaataaCCACGCCCACCACCACAATGGGGAGGCGGAGCCCTGGGGGCCCAACCGCTGCCCCAACGGTTACCACGCCAACGGCCTCAACACCATCTATcaccacaacaacaacctcGGGGCGGGGCGCTACCTGCCGCCGGACAACGGTCGCAACGGCacacaccaccatcaccacagCAACGGGAGGCGGAGCCAGCATAACAGTAATGTGACTGGAGGAGACAGCCTTGGCGATCATGTGACCCCGGGCCAGAAGTGTCCGATGAAGAACCGCACGGGGATAGTGCTG GCCTGTCCCATGAACATGCAGCCTCACGCCGACCCCTCAAAGACCCCTCAGGAGATCTGGGAGGACTTCTCTCTGTCCTTCACCCCCGCCGTCAGAGAGGTGGTGGAGTTCGCCAAACATATCCCAGGATTCAGTGCTCTGACCCAGAACGACCAGGTCACCCTGCTCAAGGCCGGCACCTTCGAG gTGCTGATGGTGCGCTTTGCGTCCCTgttcgacgtgaaggagcagacGGTGACCTTCATCTCTGGCGCCACCTACAGGCTGGAGGAGCTGCGGGCGATGGGGATGAACGAGCTGCTGGGAGCCATGTTTGACTTCAGCTACAAACTGGCTGTGCTGGATCTGAGCGCCCAGGAGCTGGGGCTGTTCACTGCCGTGGTGCTGGTGTCAGCAG ACCGGTTTGGTATCGAGAACGTGGCGTCCGtggagcagctgcaggagaACCTCATCAAGGCGCTTCGCTCGCTGGTCAACAAACCCGCCATCGACGCCGGCAACAACCATCACAACCTCGACTCGCCACGTTTCAccaaactgctgctgaagctgccCGACCTGCGGACACTCAACAACATGCACTCTGAGAAGCTGCTGTCCTTCCGCATCGACGCCTGA